A single region of the Anoplolepis gracilipes chromosome 1, ASM4749672v1, whole genome shotgun sequence genome encodes:
- the Smc5 gene encoding structural maintenance of chromosomes protein 5, with protein MTDNIEKGIITRIFLENFVTYDSAVVYPARYLNVIVGPNGSGKSTIVAAIVLGLGGRPSIIGRALHIGEYVKYGCQSAKIEIHLKNGNERDHVIVRTFTKEGTSKWMINGVLSSAKVVQGFTSSLNIQVDNLCQFLPQDKVQDFSKMDAQALLENTERSVGDSKLLEYHQTLKKQRAKFKELELDVTNKKRLLESKIQRHDGLQQTVSTIKERKLIKKKITLLKQKKTWMLYEEMRRKLIESKEVREAAAKEMISIDTKLKPINEKIKKMKSDMKVLKNSLNDHSNEVNAKNKKLKTIINEILSYENRIKESENTCSRRIQTEQTRDQDIKLAQQQKSKLENDFSLMVNEIGTEESLIQQLQNIASNVEEHRRIMDNLTNKKNILRHEEENFSREIRAVQAEHQSLNIDVKRLERLKRMSADAYKGVLWLRENRDKFSATVYEPMLLSIDVKEASYAKYLENIIPFRDLVAFTCENKQDMNLLLNYLRDQQKLQVNAVYSDTTKNIMPPNISLHDIKKFGFKHYLASLFEAPPVIMAYLVSMYQLNNIPVGSNEVENNTDNIPRSLNCYFSENNVYSVNISRYTRTTSTRISQINGNGTLSIVLDKSKQQRLQERLKNLQEKRNQILIDIKEEEDKIKEETKELDKYRTDRNKYQQNIQQIQALKSRIRIAINKIEQLEMDQMSIDNIKVACNKEIKAIIKKQFQMYKEYNAILKECFNCVKRNDEVKFAIALQQQTLVIKENEVAELKDMLKNAERIFKRYDEEFQPLKKETERLYNEALASTNNIKPQDNDFKPLNKAFGKLPATIADINKELNIAQAKVFCMAKNVDAENVLREYEGIQNDIQNLTEFIKQKNIKLEDMTKEINELKEKWLPLLEQLIERINANFSAYFSAMDCAGEVTLSYSEDVLDFDQYGLKIRVKFRDADELQELTRHFQSGGERTVTTAIYMIALQELSRVPFRCVDEINQGMDAVNENRVFNLLVKMTGRPGSSQYFLLTPKLLLDLSYEETVTVHCVLNSPIVNTNDKEFEFDTEAYINRFIESSDT; from the exons ATGACCGATAATATTGAGAAGGGAATTATCACACGCatatttctagaaaattttgt GACTTATGACAGTGCTGTAGTGTATCCTGCGAGATATCTTAATGTTATTGTTGGACCTAATGGTTCTGGCAAGTCTACTATTGTTGCCGCTATAGTTCTTGGATTAGGTGGTAGACCTAGTATTATTGGACGAGCACTTCATATAGGAGAATATGTCAAGTATGGATGTCAATCCGCAAAGATAGAAATTCATTTGAAGAATGGCAATGAACGAGATCATGTAATAGTCAGGACATTTACCAAAGAAGGAACATCTAAATGGATGATTAATGGTGTTCTATCATCTGCTAAAGTTGTACAAGGATTCACCTCTAGTCTTAATATTCag GTTGATAATCTTTGTCAGTTTTTACCACAAGATAAAGTGCaggatttttcaaaaatggaTGCTCAAGCATTGTTAGAAAATACTGAAAGATCTGTCGGAGATTCAAAACTCTTAGAATATCATCAAACATTGAAGAAACAAAGAGCCAAATTTAAGGAATTAGAGCTtgatgtaacaaataaaaaacgatTATTGGAATCTAAAATTCAGAGACATGATGGACTGCAACAAACTGTTAGtacaattaaagaaagaaaattgataaagaaaaaaattacattactgaaacaaaaaaagacaTGGATGTTGTATGAAGAAATGCGCAGGAAATTAATAgag tCTAAAGAAGTCAGAGAAGCAGCAGCAAAAGAAATGATATCAATAGATACTAAACTAAAACcaataaatgagaaaattaaaaaaatgaagtcTGATatgaaagtattaaaaaactCATTAAATGATCAT aGTAACGAAGTAAAtgctaaaaataagaaattaaaaactataataaatgaGATTCTCAGTTacgaaaatagaattaaagaaTCTGAAAATACATGTTCACGTAGAATTCAGACAGAACAAACTCGAGATCAAGATATTAAACTCGCACAACAGCAAAAAAGCAAATTGGAAAATGATTTCTCTCTTATGGTTAATGAAATTGGAACAG AGGAAAGTTTAATACAgcaattacagaatatagcAAGTAATGTGGAAGAACATAGAAGAATAATGGATAATCTCaccaataaaaagaatatattgagacatgaagaagaaaattttagcCGTGAAATAAGAG ctgTACAAGCAGAACATCAATCTCTCAATATTGATGTGAAACGTTTAGAACGTTTGAAAAGAATGAGCGCTGACGCATATAAAGGTGTACTTTGGTTAAGAGAGAATCGTGATAAATTTTCGGCTACAGTGTATGAACCCATGTTGCTCAGTATCGATGTAAAAGAGGCTTCATATGCCAAGTATTTAGAAAACATAATACCATTTCGGGATTTAGTTGCGTTTACATGCGAGAACAAACAAGATATGAATCTGCTACTGAACTACTTGAGAGATCAACAGAAACTACAAGTTAATGCAGTTTATTCTGATAcaacgaaaaatattatgcCACCGAATATATCATTACACGACATTAAAAAGTTTGGCTTTAAGCATTATTTAGCATCACTTTTTGAAGCGCCACCTGTCATAATGGCATATCTGGTTTCGatgtatcaattaaataatattcctgtTGGGAGTAATGAAGTCGAGAATAATACAGATAATATACCTCGCAGCTTAAACTGTTACTTTAGTG AAAACAATGTTTATTCTGTGAATATATCTAGATACACACGCACAACATCGACCAGAATCTCACAGATCAATGGAAATGGTACATTATCTATTGTTCTAGATAAATCCAAACAACAAAGACTCCAAGAacg ATTAAAGAATTtgcaagaaaagagaaatcaaattttaattgatattaaagaggaagaagataaaataaaagaggaaACTAAAGAATTAGACAAATATCGGACTGACAGGAATAAATATCAACAAAACATTCAGCAAATTCAAGCATTGAAAAGTAGAATACGCATAGCTATCAACAAAATTGAGCAACTGGAGATGGACCAAATGAgcattgataatataaaagttgcatgCAATAAAGAGATTAag GCtattataaagaaacaatttcaaatgtataaagaatataatgcaATTCTAAAGGAATGTTTCAATTGCGTTAAAAGAAATGATGAGGTCAAATTTGCAATAGCTTTACAACAACAAACTTtagtaattaaagaaaatgagGTTGCGGAATTGAAGGATATGTTAAAAAACgcagaaagaatatttaagcGTTACGACGAAGAGTTTCAACCTTTGAAAAAGGAAACTGAAAGACTGTATAATGAAGCATTGGCaagtacaaataatattaagccACAAGATAATGACTTCAAACCTCTGAATAAAGCCTTTGGAAAATTACCGGCTACTATAGCTgacataaataaagaattaaatattgctCAAGCAAAAGTTTTCTGTATGGCTAAAAACGTAGATGCCGAGAAT gTGTTGCGGGAATATGAAGGAATACAAAATGATATTCAAAACTTGACTGAGTTTATCaaacaaaagaatattaaattagaagatATGACAAAAGAGATCAacgaattaaaagaaaaatggttACCACTGTTGGAGCAGCTGATTGAAAGGATAAATGCGAATTTTAGTGCTTATTTTTCCGCGATGGATTGTGCTGGTGAAGTTACTCTTTCATATAGTGAAGATGTC CTGGATTTTGATCAATATGGTTTAAAAATTAGAGTAAAATTCCGAGATGCAGATGAGTTGCAAGAATTAACAAGACATTTTCAAAGCGGTGGCGAAAGAACTGTAACTACTGCAATTTATATGATTGCGTTGCAAGAATTGTCGCGCGTACCGTTTCGCTGTGTGGATGAAATTAATCAG GGCATGGATGCAGT